The following proteins come from a genomic window of Ailuropoda melanoleuca isolate Jingjing chromosome 2, ASM200744v2, whole genome shotgun sequence:
- the SFN gene encoding 14-3-3 protein sigma has product MERASLIQKAKLAEQAERYEDMAAFMKSAVEKGEELSCEERNLLSVAYKNVVGGQRAAWRVLSSIEQKGNEESSEEKGPEVREYREKVETELRGVCDTVLGLLDTHLIREAGDAESRVFYLKMKGDYYRYLAEVATGDDKKRIIDSARSAYQEAMDISKKEMPPTNPIRLGLALNFSVFHYEIANSPEEAISLAKTTFDEAMADLHTLSEDSYKDSTLIMQLLRDKRKPAEARGPLFLPLSVLLTRGQPTRPCSPHPSEPHRRPGHLSPSCLPPAPVASES; this is encoded by the coding sequence ATGGAGAGAGCCAGTCTGATCCAGAAGGCCAAGCTGGCAGAGCAGGCCGAACGCTATGAGGACATGGCAGCCTTCATGAAGAGTGCCGTGGAAAAGGGTGAGGAGCTATCCTGCGAAGAGCGAAACCTGCTCTCGGTGGCCTACAAGAACGTGGTGGGGGGccagagggctgcctggagggTCCTGTCCAGTATTGAGCAGAAAGGCAACGAAGAGAGCTCGGAAGAGAAGGGCCCCGAGGTGCGAGAGTACCGGGAGAAGGTGGAGACTGAGCTCCGGGGCGTGTGTGACACGGTGCTGGGCCTGCTGGACACCCACCTCATCAGGGAGGCCGGTGATGCCGAAAGTCGGGTCTTCTACCTGAAAATGAAGGGCGACTACTACCGCTACCTGGCTGAGGTGGCCACTGGGGACGACAAGAAGCGCATCATTGACTCAGCCCGGTCGGCCTACCAGGAGGCCATGGACATCAGCAAGAAGGAGATGCCACCCACCAACCCCATCCGCCTGGGGCTGGCCCTGAACTTTTCTGTCTTCCACTACGAGATCGCCAACAGCCCCGAGGAGGCCATCTCACTGGCCAAGACCACCTTCGACGAGGCCATGGCTGACCTGCACACCCTCAGCGAGGACTCCTACAAAGACAGCACCCTCATCATGCAGCTGCTGCGGGACAAGCGGAAGCCCGCTGAAGCCAGGGGGCCGCTCTTCCTGCCGCTGTCGGTGCTCCTCACCAGGGGCCAGCCCACCCGCCCCTGCTCGCCGCACCCCTCCGAACCCCACCGCCGACCGGGccacctctccccctcctgcctccctcccgcccccgTTGCCTCTGAATCTTAG
- the GPN2 gene encoding GPN-loop GTPase 2, which translates to MAGAAPTTAFGQAVIGPPGSGKTTYCLGMSEFLRALGRRVAVVNLDPANEGLPYECAVDVSELVGLGDVMDALRLGPNGGLLYCMEYLEANLDWLRAKLEPLRGHYFLFDCPGQVELCTHHGALRSIFSQMAQWDLRLTAVHLVDSHYCTDPAKFISVLCTSLATMLHVELPHVNLLSKMDLIEHYGKLAFNLDYYTEVLDLSYLLDHLASDPFFRHYRQLNEKLVQLIEDYSLVSFIPLNIQDKESIQRVLQAVDKANGYCFGVQEQRSLEAMMSAAMGADFHFSSTLGVQEKYLAPSDQSVEQEAMQL; encoded by the exons ATGGCGGGGGCCGCCCCGACCACGGCCTTTGGGCAGGCGGTGATCGGCCCGCCCGGCTCGGGGAAGACCACGTACTGCCTGGGCATGAGTGAGTTCCTGCGCGCGCTGGGCCGGCGCGTGGCAGTGGTGAACCTGGACCCGGCCAACGAGGGGCTGCCGTACGAGTGCGCCGTGGACGTGAGCGAGCTGGTGGGGCTAGGTGACGTGATGGACGCGCTGAGGCTGGGGCCCAACGGCGGCCTGCTGTACTGCATGGAGTATCTGGAGGCCAACCTGGACTGGCTGCGTGCCAAGCTAGAGCCCCTCCGCGGCCACTACTTCCTCTTCGACTGCCCGGGCCAGGTGGAGCTCTGCACCCACCACGGCGCCCTGCGCAGCATCTTCTCCCAGATGGCTCAGTGGGACCTCAGG cTGACTGCTGTCCACCTGGTAGATTCTCATTACTGCACAGACCCGGCCAAGTTCATTTCCGTACTGTGTACCTCTCTGGCCACCATGCTGCATGTGGAGCTGCCCCATGTCAACCTCCTCTCCAAGATGGACCTCATTGAGCACTATGGGAAGCTGG CTTTCAACCTGGACTACTACACAGAGGTCCTGGACCTGTCCTACCTGCTCGACCACCTGGCTTCTGACCCTTTCTTCCGCCACTACCGTCAGCTCAATGAGAAACTGGTGCAGCTCATTGAAGACTACAGTCTGGTCTCCTTCATCCCTCTCAACATTCAG GACAAGGAGAGTATCCAGCGGGTCCTGCAGGCTGTGGATAAAGCCAATGGCTACTGCTTCGGGGTCCAAGAACAGCGAAGCCTGGAGGCCATGATGTCTGCTGCCATGGGAGCTGACTTCCATTTCTCCTC TACCCTGGGCGTCCAGGAGAAGTACCTGGCACCCTCAGACCAGtcagtggagcaggaagccatGCAGCTGTAG